From the genome of Propionispora vibrioides:
CTTGCCTGCGCCATTCAAACACATTTGACGGAGGAAATCTGCGCAGAAGGCCATGGGGTAAGCCCGGCCGATTTTTATGTGCTTGTTCATAATGAGATGCCGGCAGCCTTAATTGAAATGGGCTATCTGTCCAATCCGGCGGAAGCGTTGTGTCTTGTGGATAGCGCCTACCAAAATCTACTGGCCGAAGGGATTTTTAAGGGGATTGTTAGTTATTTTCTGTATGAATAATTTTGTTTTGCGTCACGGTGTAGCTGCAATATGCTTGTTTTTAGTGTAAAACAAGGGGTGGTACTGGTAGCTTGCTGAACACATGCCAATTACAAGCTACACTGCCATCCCCTTGTTGTTTTTTTTCAATCATAATAAAACAGATTTTAACTTTTAAAATAGCTAGGTATATATCATTCGCAGTATTATCAAATACGAAGGAAAAGACCGGCAATTCAAGAATGGATCGAATGTCCAACGGCAATGAGCATAAGCTTACCGCCTAAAGCAGGCTCAATGGGAATCGGTGAGGGAGTTCCTTCCTGGAGTAACTATAGAAGAAATAGTGTGATCTGAGCCGGAAGGTGAATAGAGAGAACCATTACTTAGCATTTTGATCAACGATATTCCTAATATCCCGGTAACTGATATATCCATCAATGGATTGCGCTTTCGTTACACCTTGAATTATTGCTTTTTCTACGGCTATTGCTGCCAGCATCCCCACGGTACTTACATCCGATTTTTCTTCTCCTGTGGCCATAGTAAAAATGGTGTCACCATCGAAAAGGGTATGAGAGGGACGCAACGTCCGGGCATAACCGTTATGGGCCATCGCAGATACCTTATTTGCCTGTGCCTTGGTCAGCTTTGCATTAGTGATTACAGTACCAATCGTTGTATTGCTGATAAAAGGATTAATATTCGTAGCGGAAGCCATCATTGTCTGTTCTGTATTTAGAAAGAAACCTTGTTTTCTATCATAAGCACCGGCGATAATGTTATTTCCCTGCAATGGATCAATTACATCGCCAAAGCAGTTAACGGCAACAATGGCGCCAACTTTAAGACTGCCTGCCTGCAAGCAGTAAATTCCCAATCCGCCTTTCATGGCAAAACGGGGGCCAAAGGCTTTGCCTACCGTAGCGCCTAATCCGGCGCCTACGCTACCTTCGGCAGGATACTCACAGGCGTTAAGGCAAGCCTGTAGCCCCATATCACGGTCTGGGCGGATTTTGCTGTCACCGACCGCCAGATCAAAAAGCACTGCAGAACAAACGATAGGAACCCTGGCTACACCGACGTCAAAACCAATACCCTGTGTTTCAAGATATTCCATTACACCGGTTGAGGCAGCCAGCCCGAAGGCACTTCCGCCGGCCAGGACAACGGCGTGTATTTTTTCTATAAGGTTAAGCGGATTTAATAAGTCTGTTTCTCGCGTACCTGGGGCACCGCCTCTGACATCTACGCCGCCGACTGCGCCATCACGGCAAAGAATGACTGTGCAGCCGGTGATCCCTGTCTCGCTTTGGGCATGCCCTATTTCGATTCCGTCAAACGCGGCTATTTCTATTTGTTTCATAAAAACAAACTTCCTTTTCAGTTTTTCTTATCTTGTTCACTGTGAGTACTATCGGAACAGTAGCAGTATGGACATCAAGTCTTCCTGTTCGGTTTCCTAAAGGGCTACTGACGGTTTCATTTTATATATTTTTTAATTAAATGTAAATAAAAAGGCCAGCAAAATCAATGCCGGGAAGTATGGTTTTTACATATCCGGCAACCAAGCTTTGATCAGATGGCAATAAAAGTGATTGACAGACTATTCAGAAGAGCTATATAATAAACACAAATGGTACGTACCACTAAAGGAGTTACTGAAGTGACCAGAGCGCACGTAGACAAATTGAGCCGGATTCCTCTTTATTGCCAGCTTATGGATATTCTGATTGAGGATATTCAGCAGAATATGAAAGAAGACGATCAAATACCATCGGAACGCGAAATATGTGAACAATATAACGTTAGCCGGTCCACCGTCCGGCAGGCTATGCAGGAAATGGAAAAGGACGGATATATTTATCGCGTTCATGGCAAGGGTACTTTTGTTGCGCCCTTAAAATATAATCAGGATTTATTAAAATTTTACAGCTTTACCGAAGCGATGAAAAAGCTGGGGAAGATTCCAGCTTCCAGGGTTTTGAAGTTTGAGGTGCTTTCCTGCGACCGGAAAGTTGCCCGCAAACTGGAGGCTGAGGAACACAGCAAAGTATATAAGTTTGTACGGTTGCGTCTGGCTGATGACAGGCCTATGATGTTGGAAACGACGTATCTTCCGGTCGGAAGATTTCCTGGATTAACGAAAGAAAAGCTGGAAAGTATGGCTATGTACGATATGTTCTCCCAGGAGTTCAGTACCAGCATCAGTTCAGCCAAGGAAGTCTTTCAGGCTGTCAGCATCAACGAAGAAGAAGCCTGGTATTTGCAAATTGACAAGGCGGTTCCCGGTCTTAAAATTGAACGCTATACCTATGAGCAGGACAATATAATCGAATATACGCGTAGTATAGCCAGAGGGGACAAATTTGAATATTGCATTACATTGAACAAGTAGCCGGCTTGCCGATGTAATGTTTTTTTAAACCTGAACTGGTACGTACATCATTACCTATTTTGCGATAATATATGACAAAACCAGGAGGAGGTGATGGACTGAGAAGCCGTTTTTTTGATCGCGCCAACACATTCATACTAACGAGAGGAGGTTCTGGCAACAGTTTTGTCAGGTAGCAGGGAACCGGAAGATGTGACAAGGGGGAGAGCCAATGGGAACACCTAATATTTTGCTAACCCGGATTGATAACCGGCTGGTGCATGGGCAAGTGGGCGTGACGTGGACCACTTCACTGGGAGCTAACTTACTGCTGGTAGCGGATGATGAAATTGTCAAGGACCCGCTTCAGCAACAATTGATGGCGGTTACCGCGGAAACATCCGGTGCGCAGATCCGCTTTTTTACGGTGGAACATACGGTAAACGTCATCCATAAAGCCTCGGCAAATCAAAAGATATTTATTATTTGCCGGACACCGGGAGAAGTCAGACGATTGGTTGCGGGCGGTGTGCCAATTAAAGAAGTGAACGTGGGCAATATGCATTTTGTTCAGGGTAAATGGCCGTTAAGCAAAAAGGTGTATGTCGACGATACCGACGTGCAGGATCTAAAGTATCTTCTGGAGCAGGGCGTAAGCGTGTTCATTCAGGATACGCCGGGAGATATTAAAAAATACATTTGAATCATTCATGGGGAGGGGAAACAGGTATGCACACCATTACTTTGCTGCAGGGTTTGGAACTCGGAATTATGGCAGTGATTATGGGAATTGATTTCTGGCTGGAAGGGTTGTTCTTGTTCCGGCCGATTATTGTCTGCACGTTTACCGGAATTATTTTAGGTGATTTGAACCTGGGACTGGTTGCCGGAGGATTAACGGAGCTGGCTTTTGCCGGTCTGACTCCGGCCGGTGGTACGCAGCCGCCCAATCCTATTCTGGCCGGGGTAATGACGACCATTATTGCATTTACAACCGGCGTAGAAGCGCAAACGGCAATTGGCCTGGCTTTACCGTTCAGTTTCCTGATGCAGTATATCATTTTGTTTTACTATTCCAGCTTTTCCTTTTTTATGGCGAAAGCCGATACCTATGCTCAGGAAGCCAATGTGGCGGCTTTTGTCAAACTAAATATTTTGACGACAGCGATTGTGGCGCTAACTTATGGAATCGTCGTATTTTTGTGTACTTATGTTGCACAGGAGCCGATGCAAGTGCTGGTACAATCCATGCCCGCCTGGCTGACTCATGGTTTTGAAATTGCCGGCGGCATTTTACCGGCCGTTGGGTTTGGCATGTTGTTAAAAGTTATGCTGAAACAGCAGTATATCCCCTATTTAATCATTGGCTTTTTGTTTGCATCCTTTATTCAATTCTCCAACTTATTGCCGGTAGCTTTGCTGGGGACGGCATTCGCTATTTATGAATACTTTAATAGCAAGGACAGGTATCCGGTGATGCCGGCTGTCGGCGGGATGAAAGGGGAGGATTGCGATGAAGGAATCTAAGGTACTGCTAAAAAGTGATATTACCAGGCTGGGCGTTATCTCATCTTTCCTACAGGCGAGCTTTAATTATGAAAGAATGCAGGCCGGCGGGTTTACCCTTGCCATGCTGCCAGCCCTGCGCAAGATCTATCAGGGCGATAAGGCCAAGCTGGCGGCAGCGATGAAAGATAACCTTGAGTTTATTAATACCCATCCCAATCTTGTCGGGTTTTTAATGGGGCTGCTTATTTCTCTGGAGGAAAATGGAGAAGACCGGAGTCTGATCAAAGGATTGAAGGTAGCCTTGTTTGGTCCACTGGCTGGGATTGGCGATGCCATTTTCTGGTTTACTCTTTTGCCGATTGTCGCAGGTATCAGTGCTTCCTTTGCCCTGCAGGGAAGTGTTATCGGCCCGGTACTGTTCTTTGCGGTATATCTTACCGTATTTGCCCTGCGCATTGCCTGGACCCATTTAGGCTATAACCTGGGACTGAATGCTCTGGAAAAAATAAAAGATAGTTCGCGGACCATAGCCAAAGCGGCAACTATTTTAGGGGTAACGGTAATCGGCGGCTTGATAGCGTCCTATATCCACATTGAGGTCTTATCGGAGATTGCCATTAATGCGGAGCACAGCGTATCTTTACAAAAAGACTTTTTCGATAAAATCTTCCCCAATCTTTTGCCCATGAGCTATGCCTTGTTCATGCTGTATCTGTTAAAACGCCGGAAAATGAACCCTTCGCTGTTAATCCTGGCGACTTTTGCAGCAGCCATATTCTTTTCTTTTGTAGGAGTATTGTAAAATGAAAAAAATCATGATTGTTACCGGACACGGACAATTTGCCACAGCATTACAAAGTACCTTTGAACTATTGCTGGGCCCTACGGATGTACTGTATTTTGTGGACTTTACCGCTACAGATACGGATAAATCCTTAAAAGAGTGTTTTGAGAGCATACTGGCGGCAAATGAGGACAGACAGGTTTTATTTGTGTGCGATATCCTGGGAGGGACTCCCTTTAAAGTTGCGGCGGAACTGGCCCTGCAGGCCGAGAACAGAGAAGTAGTGGCCGGTGTAAATATTGGCTCCATCATTGAAGCGATTTATCAGAATGAACAAATGTCGGTGCAAGCCTTGGCGGATGCCGTTGTCAGAGCAAGCAGGAAAGGGACGCTGAGATTTGAAAAGGTGATAATTTCCCAGCCCTGTTCCGGACATAGTAATGGAATTTAGCAAGCAAGGCCAGGGTCGTATCAAAGGGGTGCGCCGATCAGGGATTCTCCATATTTACTGGTACGCACATCATGACAATGCCAGATCGGTTGTATTAAGTAAAGAATAAGGGGCGTGATTATAGTGCCGAACATTTTATTAACCAGGATTGACAATCGTTTGATTCATGGTCAGGTCGGCATGACCTGGACGAACCATTTGGGAGCCAATTTAATTGTAGTGGCCAATGATCAGGTTGCCACTGATGAAGTGCAGCAAAATCTGATGGATATGGCAGTGGCGGAACCCATTGAAACCCGGTATTTTACGCTTCAGGAGACCATTGATAAAATTCATTATGCTGCAGAGGATCAACTGATTTTTCTGGTTGTCAAAACGCCGCAGGATGTATTGCGGCTTGTAGCAGGGCAGGTACCGATTAAAAAAGTTAACATTGGAAATATGCATTTTAGTGAAGGGAAAAAGCAAATTTCCAGTACGGTATCGGTAGATGATGAGGATGTACGGGCCTTTCACAGGTTGCATGAATTAGGTGTGAAATTGGAAATACGTCGCGTGCCTGATGAGAAGA
Proteins encoded in this window:
- a CDS encoding PTS sugar transporter subunit IIA, producing the protein MKKIMIVTGHGQFATALQSTFELLLGPTDVLYFVDFTATDTDKSLKECFESILAANEDRQVLFVCDILGGTPFKVAAELALQAENREVVAGVNIGSIIEAIYQNEQMSVQALADAVVRASRKGTLRFEKVIISQPCSGHSNGI
- the agaD gene encoding PTS galactosamine transporter subunit IID; protein product: MKESKVLLKSDITRLGVISSFLQASFNYERMQAGGFTLAMLPALRKIYQGDKAKLAAAMKDNLEFINTHPNLVGFLMGLLISLEENGEDRSLIKGLKVALFGPLAGIGDAIFWFTLLPIVAGISASFALQGSVIGPVLFFAVYLTVFALRIAWTHLGYNLGLNALEKIKDSSRTIAKAATILGVTVIGGLIASYIHIEVLSEIAINAEHSVSLQKDFFDKIFPNLLPMSYALFMLYLLKRRKMNPSLLILATFAAAIFFSFVGVL
- the agaB gene encoding PTS galactosamine transporter subunit IIB — encoded protein: MGTPNILLTRIDNRLVHGQVGVTWTTSLGANLLLVADDEIVKDPLQQQLMAVTAETSGAQIRFFTVEHTVNVIHKASANQKIFIICRTPGEVRRLVAGGVPIKEVNVGNMHFVQGKWPLSKKVYVDDTDVQDLKYLLEQGVSVFIQDTPGDIKKYI
- the agaC gene encoding PTS galactosamine transporter subunit IIC; the encoded protein is MHTITLLQGLELGIMAVIMGIDFWLEGLFLFRPIIVCTFTGIILGDLNLGLVAGGLTELAFAGLTPAGGTQPPNPILAGVMTTIIAFTTGVEAQTAIGLALPFSFLMQYIILFYYSSFSFFMAKADTYAQEANVAAFVKLNILTTAIVALTYGIVVFLCTYVAQEPMQVLVQSMPAWLTHGFEIAGGILPAVGFGMLLKVMLKQQYIPYLIIGFLFASFIQFSNLLPVALLGTAFAIYEYFNSKDRYPVMPAVGGMKGEDCDEGI
- a CDS encoding GntR family transcriptional regulator, with translation MTRAHVDKLSRIPLYCQLMDILIEDIQQNMKEDDQIPSEREICEQYNVSRSTVRQAMQEMEKDGYIYRVHGKGTFVAPLKYNQDLLKFYSFTEAMKKLGKIPASRVLKFEVLSCDRKVARKLEAEEHSKVYKFVRLRLADDRPMMLETTYLPVGRFPGLTKEKLESMAMYDMFSQEFSTSISSAKEVFQAVSINEEEAWYLQIDKAVPGLKIERYTYEQDNIIEYTRSIARGDKFEYCITLNK
- the agaV gene encoding PTS N-acetylgalactosamine transporter subunit IIB; amino-acid sequence: MPNILLTRIDNRLIHGQVGMTWTNHLGANLIVVANDQVATDEVQQNLMDMAVAEPIETRYFTLQETIDKIHYAAEDQLIFLVVKTPQDVLRLVAGQVPIKKVNIGNMHFSEGKKQISSTVSVDDEDVRAFHRLHELGVKLEIRRVPDEKSLDILKFI
- a CDS encoding P1 family peptidase, translating into MKQIEIAAFDGIEIGHAQSETGITGCTVILCRDGAVGGVDVRGGAPGTRETDLLNPLNLIEKIHAVVLAGGSAFGLAASTGVMEYLETQGIGFDVGVARVPIVCSAVLFDLAVGDSKIRPDRDMGLQACLNACEYPAEGSVGAGLGATVGKAFGPRFAMKGGLGIYCLQAGSLKVGAIVAVNCFGDVIDPLQGNNIIAGAYDRKQGFFLNTEQTMMASATNINPFISNTTIGTVITNAKLTKAQANKVSAMAHNGYARTLRPSHTLFDGDTIFTMATGEEKSDVSTVGMLAAIAVEKAIIQGVTKAQSIDGYISYRDIRNIVDQNAK